A part of Bacillus rossius redtenbacheri isolate Brsri chromosome 1, Brsri_v3, whole genome shotgun sequence genomic DNA contains:
- the LOC134527268 gene encoding abnormal spindle-like microcephaly-associated protein homolog: RNSERAGAGGRVVIRVWQCCQQARGAQRCQQHAQRPALTRGARRARRARRQGRRLSLAVARGATVRSDQELLRAAMDGATTQSKEDAAAARIQAGVRGYLARKKLQQERDAATKIQAGFRGYKTRQAAQQ, encoded by the coding sequence CGCAACTCTGAACGGGCGGGCGCAGGCGGACGTGTAGTTATCCGGGTGTGGCAGTGCTGCCAACAGGCCCGAGGCGCGCAGCGCTGCCAACAGCACGCGCAGCGGCCGGCCTTGACGCGCGGAGCGAGGAGAGCGAGGAGAGCTAGGAGACAGGGCAGGCGGCTGTCACTCGCAGTTGCACGAGGCGCGACGGTGCGGTCGGACCAGGAACTACTGCGCGCTGCGATGGACGGTGCGACGACTCAGAGCAAGGAGGACGCGGCGGCGGCCAGGATACAGGCTGGAGTGCGCGGCTACCTGGCTCGCAAGAAGCTGCAGCAGGAGCGGGACGCCGCCACCAAGATACAGGCGGGCTTCCGAGGCTACAAGACCCGGCAGGCGGCCCAGCAGTGA